From the genome of Sinanaerobacter sp. ZZT-01:
AAAAAGCTCATCTCCTTTTCGTAATTTAGTAGCAAAAACATGAGAAGTTTCATATTTTAAAGTTAGCCGTAGGAAATTTTATTTCCTATGATCAACTTATGTTTTTTATATGAAAATTATTAAGGAGTTTTTTATGAATAAAGAATGGATGACTTTAGATAAATTGCCGGCAGGCAGATTTGGAGAAGTAAAAAGAATTACAGCAGATGGTCAGGCAAGGAGAAGGCTCTTAGATTTGGGGCTGATTAATGAGACGAAAGTTGAATCACTTCGAAAGAGTCCGGCAGGTGATCCGACGGCATATGAAATACGGGGAGCAGTTATTGCATTACGGTCAGAGGAAGCATCAAAAATCTTTGTGAAAATGGTGTGAAAAGGAGGAGTTGATAGATGGGTCTTACCAAGCAGGCTACCGGACTGGCTGCGTCAAGAGAGATAACGAAAGCAGAGATAGAGTCGGAAGAACATATGGTTGTTGCGTTAGCCGGCAATCCCAATACGGGGAAGAGTACGGTATTTAACAATCTTACAGGGCTGAACCAGCATACAGGAAACTGGCCGGGAAAAACAGTAGTAAATGCGCAAGGGAAGTATATATATAAGGATAAAAAGTATCTCTTAATCGATTTGCCGGGAACGTACTCTTTGCTTGCGAACTCGGCGGAGGAACAAGTCGCAAGGGATTTTATCTGCTTTGAAAAGCCAAATGTGACGATCGTTGTGGCAGATGCGACCAACCTGGAACGAAACCTTAATTTGGCATTGCAGATTATGGAAATGAGTGAAAAAGTAATTCTCTGCGTAAACTTAATGGATGAAGCACAGAGAAAAAAGATAACAATTGATTTAGAAAAGCTGTCTAAGCTTTTAGGCATACCGGTGATTGGGACTTCTGCAAGAATTGATAAAGGATTAGTACCATTAAAGGATATGATTGAAAAGGTTGCATGCGATGAAATAGTCCCATCTCCTATTCAGGTGGAGTATGATGAAAAGATAGAAAAAGCAATCGAAGAAATGCAAACGGAAATTAAGAGTTGTTTTGGTAGCAAAATTAATTGCAGGTGGGCTGCTTTACGTCTGATTGAAGGAGATGAACCACTTGTCCGATCCTTGCAAGAAGCTTTGGATATGGACCAAGAAGAGTTAACTGCGTTACAAGAGAAAATTACTAAAGTGCAGGATTCTCTAAACAAAGAAAAGTTCACGATGGAAATTCTGCGCGATCAAATTGCATCGGGTCTTGTTCAAACGGCAGAACGAATTGGAAAAGAAGTCGTTTTAAATGAAAATAGGATGCATAACGCACAGGATCGGAAGATTGATAACGTTCTGACTTCAAAAATATTTGGCATCCCAATCATGTTAGCCCTTTTAGGTGTTGTTTTTTGGATTACCATTGCAGGGGCAAACGTTCCTTCGGCATTGCTCGCTGATGCTTTATTTTCACTGGAAGAGAAGCTGACAGCATTTTGCAGCTGGATTGGAATTCCAAATTGGTTACAGGATGTATTAATACTGGGAATATACCGTACAGTGGCTTGGGTAGTATCCGTGATGCTTCCTCCTATGGCAATCTTTTTCCCGTTGTTTACTTTATTAGAGGATTTGGGTTATCTGCCGAGAGTTGCGTTTAATTTAGATCACTACTTTAAGAAAGCCTGCGCTCATGGAAAGCAAGCGCTGACCATGTGCATGGGCTTTGGATGCAATGCTGCTGGCATCATATCTTGTAGGATTATCGATTCTCCAAGGGAACGTTTAATTGCCATTATCACCAATAATTTTGTGCCCTGCAATGGGAGATTCCCCACTATGATTGCACTTGCGAGTATATTTATCGCACATGGATTTGGAAAATTTAATTCTTTTATAGCAGCATTTGTAATCCTTATCTCAATTTTACTTGGTGTATTTATTACTCTGTTTATATCGAGGCTGCTATCTCAGACGATTTTAAAGGGGTTACCATCTTCCTTTACATTGGAGCTTCCTCCTTACAGAAAACCGCAAATTGGGCAGGTTATTATCCGGTCTGTATTTGACCGAACTTTATTCGTATTAGGTAGAGCTGTAACAGTAGCTGCCCCTGCAGGGTTGGTTATTTGGATTATGGCTAACATTACTTTTAATGAGATCAGCTTGTTAGATAATTGTGCTCTATTTTTACAGCCATTTGCGGAACTGTTGGGGTTGGATGGTTACATTTTAATGGCATTCATTCTAGGTCTGCCTGCGAATGAGATTGTAATACCAATTCTGATCATGAGCTATCTTTCAAAGGGATCTATGCTGGAATTGGGAAGTCTTTCTGAAATGCGTACATTGTTTATTGACAATGGATGGACGTGGCTAACAGCGGTCTGCAC
Proteins encoded in this window:
- a CDS encoding FeoA family protein, producing MNKEWMTLDKLPAGRFGEVKRITADGQARRRLLDLGLINETKVESLRKSPAGDPTAYEIRGAVIALRSEEASKIFVKMV
- the feoB gene encoding ferrous iron transport protein B; the protein is MGLTKQATGLAASREITKAEIESEEHMVVALAGNPNTGKSTVFNNLTGLNQHTGNWPGKTVVNAQGKYIYKDKKYLLIDLPGTYSLLANSAEEQVARDFICFEKPNVTIVVADATNLERNLNLALQIMEMSEKVILCVNLMDEAQRKKITIDLEKLSKLLGIPVIGTSARIDKGLVPLKDMIEKVACDEIVPSPIQVEYDEKIEKAIEEMQTEIKSCFGSKINCRWAALRLIEGDEPLVRSLQEALDMDQEELTALQEKITKVQDSLNKEKFTMEILRDQIASGLVQTAERIGKEVVLNENRMHNAQDRKIDNVLTSKIFGIPIMLALLGVVFWITIAGANVPSALLADALFSLEEKLTAFCSWIGIPNWLQDVLILGIYRTVAWVVSVMLPPMAIFFPLFTLLEDLGYLPRVAFNLDHYFKKACAHGKQALTMCMGFGCNAAGIISCRIIDSPRERLIAIITNNFVPCNGRFPTMIALASIFIAHGFGKFNSFIAAFVILISILLGVFITLFISRLLSQTILKGLPSSFTLELPPYRKPQIGQVIIRSVFDRTLFVLGRAVTVAAPAGLVIWIMANITFNEISLLDNCALFLQPFAELLGLDGYILMAFILGLPANEIVIPILIMSYLSKGSMLELGSLSEMRTLFIDNGWTWLTAVCTMIFSLNHWPCATTLWTIKKETQSWKWTGISFLVPTATGMVVCFIVAQTVRLLGLV